Proteins co-encoded in one Phycisphaerae bacterium genomic window:
- a CDS encoding 5-(carboxyamino)imidazole ribonucleotide synthase has protein sequence MTTVGIIGGGQLGRMLALAGYPMQFRFRVLESKADCPAGDVAEVVVGAYDDSAALARLAKGARVATYEFENVPAEAVERLSDLVPVYPPVEALRIAQDRLLEKQTFEALGIPTTRFSSVSSVEDLRVAMKRIGLPAVLKTRRQGYDGKGQRVLSDYGEATPAWDSLRNVPAILEEFIPFDREVAIVAARGIDGETALYPLVETRQRHGMLAVAIAPAPQGSPLLEEQARRYARLLLGRLNYVGVMALEMFEHNGRLIANEIAPRVHNSGHWTIEGAETSQFANHLRAILGLRLGCTDAVGCSALFNLIGTLPPLEELAAIPHARIHLYGKTPRAGRKLGHVTIRAADGDTLTRRMAELQTLIEQSINDPSDVVPE, from the coding sequence ATGACGACGGTAGGGATCATTGGCGGCGGGCAGTTGGGGCGCATGCTGGCGCTGGCCGGCTATCCAATGCAATTTCGATTCCGCGTATTGGAGTCGAAAGCGGATTGCCCGGCAGGGGATGTCGCCGAGGTTGTGGTCGGTGCCTACGACGATTCCGCCGCTCTGGCTCGCCTGGCGAAAGGGGCGCGCGTAGCCACGTACGAGTTTGAGAACGTTCCCGCCGAAGCGGTTGAGCGACTCTCCGACCTCGTGCCCGTTTATCCACCCGTGGAAGCGCTGCGGATTGCCCAGGATCGTCTGCTGGAAAAACAGACGTTCGAAGCGCTGGGTATCCCCACGACCAGATTCTCGTCCGTTTCATCAGTCGAAGATCTGCGCGTTGCGATGAAGCGCATCGGCTTGCCGGCCGTGCTGAAGACCCGACGTCAGGGGTACGACGGCAAGGGCCAGCGCGTGTTGTCCGACTATGGCGAGGCGACGCCGGCGTGGGATTCGTTGCGCAATGTCCCCGCCATTCTCGAGGAGTTCATTCCTTTCGACCGAGAGGTTGCCATCGTGGCGGCTCGCGGCATCGACGGAGAAACGGCACTCTATCCATTGGTTGAGACTCGACAGCGGCACGGGATGCTGGCCGTGGCCATTGCCCCCGCGCCGCAAGGCTCACCTCTCCTCGAAGAGCAGGCGCGACGGTACGCCCGTCTTCTTCTGGGCCGGCTCAATTACGTGGGCGTGATGGCGCTGGAGATGTTCGAGCACAATGGGCGGCTGATCGCCAACGAGATTGCTCCGCGCGTGCATAACTCCGGTCACTGGACGATCGAGGGCGCGGAGACGAGCCAATTCGCCAATCACCTGCGAGCAATACTCGGGTTGCGTTTGGGCTGCACGGATGCGGTGGGGTGCTCGGCATTGTTCAACCTGATCGGAACGCTGCCGCCGCTGGAGGAACTCGCGGCGATTCCTCACGCGCGCATTCACCTTTATGGCAAGACGCCGCGCGCCGGACGCAAGCTGGGGCATGTGACGATTCGTGCGGCCGATGGCGATACACTCACGCGCCGCATGGCCGAGTTGCAAACGCTGATCGAGCAGTCGATCAATGACCCGTCGGATGTGGTACCGGAATGA
- a CDS encoding ABC transporter permease, producing the protein MNSGRSTMWRLATRNWRASPIRVGAIVLSVALGVAGLVVATSGYETARRMITNQVVSRWLGAAHLTVFPAGAHWGAMDASLARPISQLTNVERVTTRLTRRLVASVDGAESRAPRGDWEVDARGVDPVNEPHFRSWPELEGRFLREGGGGEAVIERDLARGLSVSLGDVIQLRRSRGEASLPLKVVGIFNGQRVADFQHPELFLALDELQSFTDEPGRVNAIDVKLQDASPQKLADAEAAVRKIIAAAPASQTIDVETTAGRLSLLEEADRLMRLLLTLVAFVAMLTSFFIILTTMSMSLFERRPRLGMLRCVGMTRAGLAGMLLLELAPLGVAGTLAGIAAGVPMSYLVSELKGFVAERTAFSAWGMALAAGSGLVTTFVAGFLLFVEVARVTPMTAVVTESRPARRWPLAVCGVVGVLLLLVHELLVRGEIPESWLEPIPAAAGAGSIFLGYVLIVPLLVLVLGPPLSRLVGAALRLPRLVSAEICGRSPWRATGICWMLMVGLSQIVYMSLGAESLRVIWDFPGRLPGAFIWAAEYVPADRVDRIRALPWVRDLATTTDVDCEVVVEGQDGGAQINSIIGRFWKQLTRPVFVAGDPAKLLNLVPIEFVDGDRETALRRIDEGGAVLVPTQTAHHLRIQVGDHVRIRVGSRAASFEVAGIVQSPVLDVAVTAFQATSYMQFAAASAFLGTQRDLAEKLGFDGVSMVTFEMSLPRTEAPLEFDVTTEAGGLPDPGDRDAVMESMLRWQPQLALAGKEIESLRPDFESWLAATDHPVPLSEAAEDLVRRFAAALRYVRVGGEGMSAEDRWALFRERLALLTVADLLQRPDAVIGSLRRLKEGVDRSVRLGLAAMTWTPGVLLLVAMLGVANLMMISVQIRTRQIAMLRAVGALKSQVLRLVLGEALLLGIIGAVAGVALGVHLGLSDNRLTAALSGFQPPFSLPTGTVLLAIGLTISAGLLASIAPARRAARSTIVTALHTV; encoded by the coding sequence ATGAACAGCGGCAGGTCCACCATGTGGCGTCTCGCTACGCGGAACTGGCGGGCTAGCCCGATCCGGGTCGGTGCCATCGTTCTGTCCGTGGCCCTGGGCGTCGCGGGTCTGGTCGTGGCCACCAGCGGCTACGAAACGGCCCGCCGGATGATCACCAACCAGGTGGTCAGCCGCTGGCTCGGGGCGGCGCATCTGACCGTTTTCCCCGCCGGTGCGCACTGGGGTGCGATGGATGCCTCCCTGGCGCGGCCCATTTCCCAATTGACCAATGTCGAGCGCGTCACCACACGCCTGACGCGTCGCCTCGTCGCCTCTGTGGACGGCGCGGAATCCAGAGCGCCGCGCGGCGACTGGGAGGTCGACGCGCGCGGTGTCGACCCCGTCAACGAGCCGCACTTCCGAAGCTGGCCGGAGCTCGAGGGTCGTTTCCTGAGAGAGGGCGGGGGCGGCGAAGCGGTGATCGAGCGTGACCTTGCGCGCGGACTGTCGGTTTCACTGGGAGACGTGATCCAGTTGCGGCGTTCGCGGGGCGAGGCATCGCTGCCACTGAAAGTCGTGGGAATTTTCAACGGGCAGCGCGTCGCCGATTTTCAACACCCGGAGTTGTTTCTCGCACTTGATGAGCTCCAGTCGTTTACCGATGAACCCGGCCGCGTGAATGCGATCGACGTCAAGCTGCAGGACGCATCACCGCAGAAGCTGGCGGACGCGGAAGCGGCGGTACGGAAGATCATCGCGGCGGCTCCGGCGAGTCAGACGATCGACGTGGAAACGACAGCCGGGCGGCTCTCGCTGCTGGAGGAAGCCGATCGACTGATGCGGCTTCTGCTTACACTCGTGGCGTTCGTCGCCATGCTCACGTCTTTCTTCATCATCCTGACGACAATGAGCATGAGTTTGTTCGAACGAAGGCCGCGTCTGGGGATGCTCCGTTGCGTGGGCATGACCCGTGCGGGCCTCGCCGGGATGCTTCTGCTGGAACTCGCTCCGTTGGGTGTCGCGGGCACACTCGCGGGGATCGCCGCCGGGGTTCCGATGAGCTATCTGGTCAGTGAGCTGAAGGGATTCGTTGCGGAACGGACGGCATTCAGTGCCTGGGGGATGGCACTTGCCGCAGGGAGCGGACTGGTCACGACGTTTGTGGCCGGGTTCCTGCTGTTCGTGGAAGTGGCCCGCGTGACGCCCATGACCGCGGTCGTCACGGAATCGCGTCCGGCGCGCCGCTGGCCATTGGCGGTGTGCGGGGTTGTCGGTGTCCTTCTGCTGCTGGTGCACGAGCTGCTCGTGCGCGGCGAGATTCCGGAAAGCTGGCTCGAGCCGATTCCCGCTGCAGCAGGGGCCGGTTCGATTTTCCTGGGCTACGTCCTAATCGTGCCGCTGCTGGTGCTCGTTCTGGGGCCGCCACTCTCGCGACTGGTCGGTGCCGCGCTTCGTCTGCCGCGACTGGTTTCGGCCGAGATCTGCGGGCGATCGCCATGGCGCGCCACGGGCATCTGCTGGATGCTCATGGTGGGGCTCTCGCAGATCGTCTACATGTCGCTCGGGGCGGAGTCGCTGCGGGTCATCTGGGATTTTCCGGGGCGACTGCCCGGCGCTTTTATCTGGGCGGCGGAGTACGTCCCGGCGGATCGGGTGGATCGCATTCGCGCGCTTCCCTGGGTAAGGGACCTGGCCACCACAACCGATGTCGACTGCGAAGTCGTTGTTGAAGGTCAAGACGGCGGCGCGCAGATCAATTCCATCATTGGACGATTCTGGAAACAACTGACGCGACCCGTCTTCGTCGCGGGTGATCCGGCCAAGTTGCTGAACCTCGTGCCAATCGAGTTTGTCGACGGCGATCGGGAAACGGCGCTTCGACGGATCGACGAAGGCGGAGCGGTGCTGGTTCCCACGCAGACGGCGCATCATCTTCGCATTCAGGTCGGTGACCACGTCCGCATACGGGTCGGATCGCGAGCGGCATCATTCGAAGTTGCGGGCATCGTGCAGTCGCCGGTGCTCGATGTGGCGGTCACGGCCTTTCAGGCAACCTCGTACATGCAATTCGCCGCAGCCAGCGCATTCCTCGGGACGCAGCGTGATCTGGCGGAGAAACTGGGTTTCGACGGCGTGTCGATGGTGACATTCGAGATGAGCTTGCCCAGGACGGAAGCGCCGCTGGAATTCGACGTCACGACGGAGGCCGGCGGGTTGCCCGATCCGGGCGATCGGGACGCCGTGATGGAGTCCATGCTTCGCTGGCAGCCACAACTGGCGCTGGCCGGGAAAGAGATCGAATCACTTCGCCCGGATTTCGAATCCTGGCTGGCGGCGACTGACCATCCAGTGCCACTTTCCGAGGCAGCAGAAGACCTGGTGCGGCGTTTTGCAGCGGCGTTGCGTTACGTACGCGTTGGCGGTGAAGGGATGTCGGCCGAGGATCGCTGGGCGCTTTTCCGGGAGAGGCTGGCGCTGCTTACCGTTGCAGACCTGCTCCAACGACCGGACGCGGTGATCGGTTCACTTCGAAGGTTGAAGGAGGGCGTGGATCGCAGCGTGCGTCTGGGTCTGGCGGCGATGACCTGGACGCCGGGGGTTCTCCTGCTGGTGGCGATGCTGGGGGTGGCCAACCTGATGATGATCAGCGTGCAGATTCGCACGCGACAGATTGCCATGCTTCGCGCCGTCGGGGCCCTGAAGTCGCAGGTCCTGCGCCTGGTTCTGGGCGAGGCGTTGCTTCTGGGGATCATCGGGGCGGTGGCGGGGGTGGCGCTCGGGGTTCACCTGGGATTGTCCGACAATCGCTTGACCGCTGCCCTGAGCGGTTTTCAGCCGCCCTTTTCACTGCCGACGGGGACGGTACTCCTGGCGATCGGATTGACGATTTCAGCCGGGCTGCTGGCCTCGATTGCGCCGGCGCGACGAGCGGCGCGGAGTACCATCGTCACGGCCCTTCATACCGTATAG
- the purE gene encoding 5-(carboxyamino)imidazole ribonucleotide mutase gives MNLSAEVGLVMGSRSDWETMSAAAEVLDSLAVAYEVRVVSAHRTPDLLFEYASTAEQRGLKVIIAGAGGAAHLPGMLAAKTTLPVLGVPVASAMLRGIDSLLSIVQMPRGVPVGTMAIGPAGAANAAQLAAQIISLTRPELRSRLETMRREQTQQVLDHPDPRQP, from the coding sequence ATGAACCTGTCGGCCGAAGTCGGACTGGTAATGGGTAGCCGCAGCGACTGGGAGACGATGTCGGCGGCGGCCGAGGTGCTCGACTCGCTGGCCGTGGCGTATGAGGTCCGGGTGGTTTCGGCCCACCGCACGCCCGATTTGCTTTTTGAGTACGCGTCCACGGCAGAACAGCGGGGTCTGAAGGTCATCATCGCCGGTGCCGGAGGCGCCGCTCATCTTCCGGGGATGCTCGCGGCCAAGACGACATTGCCTGTTCTCGGCGTCCCGGTGGCTTCCGCCATGTTGCGCGGCATTGATTCGCTGCTTTCCATCGTGCAGATGCCGCGCGGCGTTCCCGTGGGAACGATGGCGATCGGTCCGGCGGGAGCGGCCAACGCGGCGCAGCTTGCGGCACAGATCATCTCACTGACGCGTCCGGAGTTACGGTCTCGCCTCGAGACGATGCGGCGCGAGCAGACGCAACAGGTGTTGGACCATCCTGACCCCAGGCAGCCATGA
- a CDS encoding (2Fe-2S)-binding protein, producing the protein MNYDDDICYCYHVSMRKLINYARRVRPERPSLMTGCLNAGTGCGWCIPFLMKIAQDPDAFALEELTPEQYAEQRKNYRTSGGPKNTFGE; encoded by the coding sequence ATGAACTACGACGACGACATCTGCTACTGCTACCATGTTTCGATGCGGAAGCTGATCAATTACGCCCGGCGCGTGCGGCCGGAGCGTCCAAGCTTGATGACCGGCTGCCTCAACGCCGGTACGGGCTGCGGCTGGTGCATCCCCTTCCTGATGAAGATCGCCCAGGACCCCGATGCCTTCGCCCTCGAGGAGCTCACCCCGGAGCAGTACGCCGAGCAGCGGAAGAACTACCGCACGTCCGGCGGGCCGAAGAATACGTTCGGGGAATAG
- a CDS encoding VOC family protein — MAAKPIPDGYHSITPYLIVDDGAKALDFYAKAFGAKELFRFPAPDGKVMHAEFKIGDSVMMLADAASNVHDPKHYGGSSVGILLYVENVDAMFNQAVAAGATVERPVQDQLYGDRSGGLIDPFGHRWTLATHIEDVSIEEVNRRYASMKPD, encoded by the coding sequence ATGGCAGCCAAACCCATCCCCGACGGCTATCACTCCATCACACCCTATCTCATCGTCGACGACGGCGCCAAGGCGCTCGACTTCTACGCCAAGGCCTTTGGGGCAAAGGAACTGTTCCGTTTCCCCGCGCCGGACGGAAAGGTCATGCACGCCGAGTTCAAGATCGGGGACTCAGTCATGATGCTGGCCGACGCCGCCTCGAACGTCCACGACCCCAAGCACTATGGCGGGTCGTCGGTGGGCATTCTCCTGTACGTCGAGAATGTCGACGCCATGTTCAACCAGGCCGTTGCCGCGGGCGCGACCGTCGAACGTCCCGTGCAAGATCAGCTCTACGGTGACCGCTCGGGCGGGCTCATCGATCCCTTTGGCCACCGCTGGACCCTCGCCACGCATATCGAGGACGTGAGCATCGAGGAAGTCAACAGACGTTATGCGTCGATGAAACCCGATTAG
- a CDS encoding ABC transporter ATP-binding protein has protein sequence MAKTDGAVVQTVGLTKIFRDFWRRPRVEAVKDLNLQIRAGEVFGLLGPNGSGKTTTIKMLLGLLYPTRGRISVFGAPPSDVRVKARIGFLPEESYLYRYLVASETLDFYGRLFRLPARVRSDRTERLLDMVGLRHEAKRPIGEYSKGMARRIGLAQALINDPEFLILDEPTSGLDPVGAAQIKEVIRALGRKGKTILLSSHVLSDVEDVCDRVTILYGGQQRAAGDISELLRKRDVTQITAPALSEETIRQVRETIQRLEQKDIIGVSNPRDRLEEFFLRIVEEARAANIRTSGAVSGGAVPEFLQKPAEAEADAVIESLMVAGTQRVDATQGRGAEALPRAEAGPARDVLESLIGRDESEEAEAAELEAAAEGPAGPESKQDRSDPARREVDADRTILDELLKGGKDQSNKSERTEE, from the coding sequence ATGGCCAAGACAGACGGAGCGGTCGTTCAGACCGTCGGGCTCACCAAAATCTTCCGCGACTTCTGGCGGCGTCCGCGGGTCGAGGCGGTCAAGGACCTGAATCTTCAGATCCGCGCCGGGGAAGTCTTCGGACTGCTGGGTCCCAACGGTTCCGGCAAGACGACGACGATCAAGATGCTGCTGGGCCTGCTGTACCCGACGCGCGGCCGCATTTCCGTGTTCGGGGCGCCGCCGAGCGACGTGCGCGTCAAGGCCCGCATCGGTTTCCTGCCGGAAGAGAGCTACCTCTACCGTTATCTGGTGGCATCTGAAACGCTGGATTTCTACGGACGGTTGTTTCGGTTGCCGGCGCGGGTGCGCAGCGACCGAACGGAGCGTCTGCTGGACATGGTCGGTTTGCGGCATGAGGCAAAACGACCCATCGGCGAGTACAGCAAGGGCATGGCCCGGCGCATCGGCCTGGCGCAGGCGCTGATCAACGATCCGGAGTTTCTCATTCTCGATGAGCCTACGTCCGGACTTGATCCGGTCGGCGCGGCGCAGATCAAAGAGGTGATTCGTGCACTGGGGCGAAAAGGCAAGACGATTCTACTCTCCAGCCACGTACTCTCGGACGTCGAGGACGTGTGCGATCGCGTGACGATTCTGTACGGCGGTCAGCAGCGGGCGGCCGGGGATATTTCCGAGCTCCTCCGCAAACGCGATGTCACGCAAATCACAGCGCCGGCGCTCTCCGAGGAGACCATCCGCCAGGTACGCGAGACGATTCAGCGACTGGAGCAGAAGGACATCATCGGCGTGAGCAATCCGCGGGACCGTCTCGAGGAGTTCTTCCTGCGAATCGTGGAGGAGGCCCGGGCGGCGAACATCCGCACATCGGGGGCGGTCTCGGGGGGCGCGGTTCCCGAGTTCCTGCAGAAGCCGGCGGAGGCGGAAGCGGACGCCGTGATCGAATCGCTCATGGTTGCGGGAACGCAGCGGGTTGATGCGACGCAAGGTCGGGGTGCTGAGGCGTTGCCGAGAGCGGAGGCTGGGCCTGCGCGCGACGTGCTCGAGTCGCTGATCGGGCGCGACGAGTCGGAAGAAGCCGAGGCCGCCGAGTTGGAAGCAGCGGCGGAAGGTCCCGCGGGGCCTGAGTCGAAGCAGGATCGTTCGGACCCTGCGCGTCGCGAGGTCGACGCGGACCGCACGATTCTGGACGAGCTCCTCAAGGGCGGAAAAGACCAGTCAAATAAGTCGGAAAGGACCGAGGAGTAA
- a CDS encoding proline--tRNA ligase: MKWTEFFIPTLKEVPTDAIVPSHRLMLRAGLIRQVVAGAYTYLPLGYRALRKVEAIVREEMNRAGAVELHMPAMSPIEWWQQTGRVDAMGDVLLRLAGPADDWRSKTVLGPTHEEIITEIARAYLRSYKQLPVNFYQIQGKFRGEARPKSGVLRTREFLMKDAYSFHDSKEGPGGLDETYQKMYDAYCAIFSRSGLPYIPVEAESGPIGGDASHEFMVPTDAGEDYLVQAEDGSYAANLERAEVHPLEGKAAGEMQPLQEVHTPNLRTIDEVSNFLKCKPEQMIKTIIYEVNGEPLVALVRGDHEVNEAKFARAAKVARVTPADPELIRKLTGAEVGFAGPVGLKARIVADQAVTVMRNAVTGANKTDYHITGVNIGRDFEIRESGDIRTAVEGDRAPNGSPLKFRKCIEVGHVFKLGTKYSDAMDATYLDAEGKENAFIMGCYGIGLNRIMAAAIEAWHDDKGISWPMSVAPFEVVICALDMRDDTVTGMAQRLHGELQAAGVDVIYDDRDQRAGFKFNDADLIGFPIRLTVGKRGLAEGAIEITLRRTGEVTKAAPEKVVEVVRKLRDEGVAERR; the protein is encoded by the coding sequence ATGAAATGGACCGAGTTCTTCATTCCCACGCTTAAGGAAGTTCCCACCGACGCCATTGTCCCGTCGCACCGGCTGATGCTTCGCGCCGGGCTGATCCGACAGGTCGTGGCGGGGGCTTATACGTATTTGCCGCTGGGGTATCGCGCGCTGCGCAAGGTGGAGGCCATTGTCCGCGAGGAGATGAATCGCGCCGGGGCCGTCGAGCTGCACATGCCCGCGATGTCGCCCATCGAATGGTGGCAGCAGACGGGGCGCGTCGATGCCATGGGCGACGTACTGCTGCGTCTCGCGGGACCGGCCGACGACTGGCGCAGCAAGACGGTCCTCGGACCCACGCACGAGGAGATCATCACCGAGATCGCCCGCGCCTACCTGCGCAGCTACAAGCAGCTTCCGGTGAACTTCTACCAGATTCAGGGTAAGTTCCGCGGTGAAGCCCGGCCCAAAAGCGGCGTACTACGGACGCGCGAGTTTCTGATGAAGGACGCGTACTCCTTCCATGATAGCAAGGAAGGTCCTGGCGGGCTCGACGAGACGTATCAGAAAATGTACGACGCGTACTGCGCGATCTTCTCGCGCAGCGGATTGCCTTACATTCCCGTGGAGGCGGAGTCCGGCCCGATCGGTGGCGATGCCTCGCACGAGTTCATGGTGCCGACCGATGCGGGCGAGGATTACCTCGTTCAGGCCGAGGACGGCTCCTACGCGGCGAATCTGGAACGGGCAGAGGTCCACCCGCTTGAAGGAAAGGCTGCGGGGGAGATGCAGCCGCTGCAGGAGGTTCACACACCGAACTTGCGCACGATCGACGAAGTCTCGAACTTCCTGAAGTGCAAGCCGGAGCAGATGATCAAGACGATCATCTACGAGGTGAACGGCGAGCCGCTGGTCGCGCTGGTTCGCGGCGATCATGAAGTGAACGAGGCCAAGTTCGCCCGCGCCGCGAAGGTCGCCCGCGTTACGCCCGCCGACCCCGAGCTCATCCGCAAGCTTACCGGCGCCGAAGTGGGCTTTGCCGGTCCCGTGGGATTGAAAGCAAGGATCGTCGCCGACCAGGCGGTGACGGTCATGCGCAACGCCGTTACCGGCGCCAACAAGACGGACTACCACATCACCGGCGTGAACATCGGCCGCGACTTTGAAATCCGCGAGTCGGGCGACATCCGCACGGCCGTCGAGGGCGATCGCGCCCCCAACGGCTCTCCGCTCAAGTTCCGCAAGTGCATCGAAGTCGGGCACGTCTTCAAGCTCGGCACCAAGTACTCCGACGCCATGGACGCCACGTACCTCGACGCCGAGGGCAAGGAAAACGCGTTCATCATGGGCTGCTACGGCATCGGGCTCAACCGCATTATGGCGGCAGCCATCGAAGCCTGGCACGACGACAAGGGCATCTCGTGGCCCATGTCCGTCGCTCCCTTCGAGGTCGTGATCTGCGCCTTGGACATGCGCGACGACACGGTGACGGGGATGGCGCAACGACTGCACGGCGAACTTCAAGCCGCAGGTGTGGACGTGATCTACGACGACCGCGACCAGCGGGCGGGCTTCAAGTTCAACGACGCGGACCTGATCGGCTTCCCCATCCGCCTGACCGTGGGCAAGCGCGGCCTGGCCGAGGGTGCGATCGAGATCACGCTGCGCCGCACGGGCGAGGTGACCAAAGCCGCGCCGGAGAAGGTCGTGGAAGTCGTCCGCAAGCTACGGGATGAAGGCGTGGCGGAAAGACGGTAG